The genomic region TGCTGGCCCAGGCTCTCGACGCGCTCGGTCGTCCCGAGGCGGCGAATCCCCACTGGGCGATCGTGCAGGCCACTTTTCCGTCATCATCCGGTACCGGGCGCACCGGCGCGGACACGCCGGGGAGCGAATCGGGCCTCGACCATACCCGGATCGAGCTGCGGCTGGGCTACCTGAAAAGCCGGCGGCTCCGCGGCGACATGCGCGCGGCCCTGGCCCACGCCTACGCGCTGGTGGACCTCCTCGCCCATGAGCCGCCCGAACTCGCAGGACACCACCTGCAGGCCGCGCGAATCGAACTGGCCATCCTCCAGCTCTCCACGAACGCCCAGCGCGAGGCACGGCAGACGGCCGAGTCCGTCCAACGCTGGTACCACGACCACAGGTTGCCCGATCACATGAACGCCGTGACGGCACAAACCGTCCTCGCGAAGGCCTGGCTGACCCTGCATCTGCTGGAACTCCGACCGGACCCGGCGAACTGGCGAGAGGCCGCCGAGACGCTGGGGCTGCAGCGAAGGCAGCTGCTCCGGAGTCACGGGCCGATGAACGACCGGACGTTGAGCACCGATGTGGAGTACGGCAACGCCCTGCTGTGCCTCGGCCGTCCTACGGCGGCCCGGAAACACCTGACAGAGACGATCTCACGGCTCGATCGGCGGTACGGCCAGCAGCACCCGATGACGCTGCGCGCTCGGCTGCTGCTGGCCCGCTCACATGCACAACTGCGTGAGTACGAGACGGCGAAGGAGCTGAGCGAGCAGGCCTACACGGGGCTGCTGGCCACACTCGGCCCCTGTCACCCCGACACCCTCTACGCCCAGTACGATCTTGGCGTGGTACTTGTACTCACCGGATCGCATCGCCCGGGCCTTAGCATGCTGTCGGCCGTGCGTCGTACCGCGCCGTCAACCATGGGACGCACGAACGACCTGTACGCGCAGAGCGTGGCGGCGACGGCCCTGGGCGTCCTGCCGGGTGCCGTGTGGCGGCTGGTCGACCGCCTGACCAATGACCGACCCCATACCGACGAAACCCCATAAACGCCGCCTGGCAGGGTAGACCCCTGGCAGCGGGGGACCGTCGGCTCTGCCGGATCGCTCCTTCTGCTGCAAAAAAGCGCGTTCTTGACGACCGCGTTGTTGATGATGTCGATGACATGGATGGGTGGGGGCATGGATCCGGTGTCGGTGGGATTACTGGCCGCGCTGGCTGGCGGGGCCGGAGGCGAGCTCGGACGAGACGCGTGGGCGGCGCTCTCCGCACTGGTGCGACGACCGTTCCGCCGCGGTGGCGCCGACGAAGACGGCCCGGCAGCCGGTTCGGGGGAGGCGGAACTGGCACGGCTCGCCCAGAACCCCGCCGACCAGAGCATCGCACAGGCACTCAGCACGACGCTGGCGGTACGGGCCGCCCTGGACGCGGAGTTCCGCGCCGTACTCGCCGCCTGGCAGGACCAGGTGCAGCGGATTCCCCTCGACGACCGTGCCGTGCACAACACCATCAGCGGCGGTACCCAGCATGGTCCGGCGCTGCAGGGGCGGGACTTCTCCAACCTCACGTTCACCATGGCCGCTCCGCGGTCGGACAGGCCGGGCGGCTCCGACCGCGGCGGGCAGGGCGGTACGGCAGGCTGAATCCGTCAGAAGCCGTCCGCGAGTTGCTGCACCTGGTCCACGATGCGATTCCACAGCTCCTCGAAGAGCTGCTCCTTCGAAAGGGACCTGGTGCTAGGACCGCTCCCGAACACCGACAGGTCGTGCATTTCCAGCCGGGGAGTTCCGGTAGCGCGATCGAACACCGGTGTGGCGGTGCCGTTGCTCCTGTTGACGCCGTACAGACGCGACCCGACGACGAAGTTGAGCACGTCGTCCCGCCCCATGCCGCCCATGTGGATGTCGATCCCGTACAGGGTCCGGCCGCGCCGCTCGACGCGCACCCGAAGTTCCGAGTCGGAGTTGCGGACCGTGCAGACGAGGCCGGACTCGGACATCCGCGGGGCGGCTTTCTTGAACTGCTCGGTGAGATACCGGAACGAGGACTCCAGCTCCGCGTATCTGCTGAAGCCCTCAGGTGTCGTCCTGGGGATCCGCAGAACCTGCGCCGTGCTCTCGCTCCGCGTCGGTGTTCCCGCCAGGGGCGCGGAACCGGAGTCGGGGATTCGCAGGCGGAACGCGCGGGCCAGATCCTGAGGCGTGTAGTCCTCCATACGGAGAAATGCGACGGCGGGACTGAGGAGTTCCGCCGGCACGGTCACATCCCCGACCAGCACCGGGAGGATGTAGTCGTCAGGGTTGTCCAGGGCGGGCACCAGCATGGCCCTGAACTCGTCCATCGGATAGGGCGTCGCGAGGTACTCGCGCGACAGGAAGGGCGCGACGTAACGTGCCCTTTTGCCGCCGTAGACTTCCCGGAATCCCATGATGAGATTGCGGCCCCACAACTCGATGCTGAGATCACGGTCGTAGAGCACGGACAGGCCGGACTCCCTGCATGCCGCGACGACCTGTTCGACGTAGGGCCGCTGTTCGCCGGCAAACGAGACGGCGAGATCGTGGACCTGGTTCGGCTCTCCCATGAGGGGAGCATAGGGCGCGCACGCGACGGACGTGTGGTGTGTGTCCAGGACGGGGAGGAACACTCCGCCGGGCGCCCTGTTCCGGCCAGGCGTCCGCAGCCCGAGCGCGACCAATGAGAGGAGAGCGAGGGTGACCGGCATGCCTCCCGACCATCCGGTGCCGTCCGTTCCCCGTGCGAGGACCGCATGACCGAGCCCTCTGCGTCCCGCACCGACAACAGCATCAGCGGGGGAACGTACTACGGCCCGGTGGTCCAGGCCGGCAGTGTCACCATGAATCTTCCGCCGACTCCCGCCCCTCCCCTCGGGATTCTTCCCATGCCCTCCTCCGTCTTCGTGGGCCGCGACCACCAGGTGCGGGAACTGTTGACGGTCCTCACCCCGGACGGCGAGGCCGGGCCGCGCCCTCGCGTCGCGCTGGTGACCGGTCCCGCGGGAATCGGCAAGAGCGAACTGCTGCTGCAGGTCGCCCATGGTGCAGTCGGCCGCGGTTGGTTCCCCGGCGGGGTGCTCTCGATCGACCTCCAGGGGTACGCCTCGGGCCTGGCACCGCTCACGCCGGCAGCCGCCTTGGGCCGGCTGCTGCACCGGCTCGGACTGCCGCTGGACGCGATCCCGGAGCATGCGGAGGACCGGGCCGCTGTCTACCGCGAGCGCCTCAGGGACCGCTCGGTGCTCGTGCTCCTCGACAACACCCGCGACAGCGCACAGGTCCACCCGCTGCTGCCGCCGCACGGCTGTGCGGCTCTGGTCTCCAGCCGCAACCGGCTTCCCGCGCTGGACGACGCCCGCCGGTTCCCACTCTCCGCCCTTTCGCCCGATGAGTCCTGTGAACTGTTCCTCGTGGCGGCCGAGCCCCACATCGAGACGGACGTCGAAGAATCCGCGACCCGCTCTCACTCGCGACGAATCGCCACCAACTGCGGCGGACTTCCCCTCGCCCTTCGGGTCGCGGCCGCACGAGTACGGGGAGAAACAGCCGACCACCTCGCCGAACTCGCGACATGGCTGGACGACGAACGGAAAAGACTGGTGGAACTGGACGACGGCGAGCGCACCGTCACCGCTTCGTTCCGGGCCTCCTACGACAGCCTCGACGACGGTGAGCGACTGCTGTTCGCCCTGTGTGGTCTGCACCCCGGACCGCGCGTGGGCGTCCATGCCGTCGCCGCCTTGGCCGACCTGCCGCTGCGCGACGTGCGGCGCCGGATGCAGACACTGCGTAACGCCCACCTGGTCGAGACGGACGGCGCCGGCCACTACAAGCTGCACGATCTGCTCCACGTCTGCGCCCGGGAACGGGCACACAAGGACGTGCCCGAGGCGGGTACCAGAGCGGCCATGGACAGGTTGATCGACTGCTACCTGTACACCGCAGACCGCGCGGACTCTGCCGTGGCACCAGGGCGCTACCGCCTGCCCCACACCGTGGACCACCCGCCGCACAGCATCCCCGACGTCGACGAACGAGACGCCGCACTGGCCTGGTTCGCCGAGGAGATGCCCCAACTGGCCGCTCTCCTCAGAGCGGCGGCCACCACCTCGGATCCCTCGCGGTGCTGGATCCTGGCCGACGCGATGCGCGGCTTCTTCTTTCACACCAAGGCCTGGGACAGCTGGCTGGAGACACTCCAGGTCGCGCTCGACGCGGCCACGGACGCCGGTGAGGTCCGCGTACAGAGCGTCCTGCACAACAGCATGGGAGTCGCGCTCATCGAACAGGACCGCTCCCAGGACGCGGCGCGCCATTACGAGGAGGCGAGGTCCGGGTTCGAGTCGGTGGGCGACGCGCACGGGGTGGCGACCGCGGTGGAGAACCGTGCCT from Kitasatospora azatica KCTC 9699 harbors:
- a CDS encoding toll/interleukin-1 receptor domain-containing protein, with amino-acid sequence MGEPNQVHDLAVSFAGEQRPYVEQVVAACRESGLSVLYDRDLSIELWGRNLIMGFREVYGGKRARYVAPFLSREYLATPYPMDEFRAMLVPALDNPDDYILPVLVGDVTVPAELLSPAVAFLRMEDYTPQDLARAFRLRIPDSGSAPLAGTPTRSESTAQVLRIPRTTPEGFSRYAELESSFRYLTEQFKKAAPRMSESGLVCTVRNSDSELRVRVERRGRTLYGIDIHMGGMGRDDVLNFVVGSRLYGVNRSNGTATPVFDRATGTPRLEMHDLSVFGSGPSTRSLSKEQLFEELWNRIVDQVQQLADGF
- a CDS encoding ATP-binding protein translates to MPSSVFVGRDHQVRELLTVLTPDGEAGPRPRVALVTGPAGIGKSELLLQVAHGAVGRGWFPGGVLSIDLQGYASGLAPLTPAAALGRLLHRLGLPLDAIPEHAEDRAAVYRERLRDRSVLVLLDNTRDSAQVHPLLPPHGCAALVSSRNRLPALDDARRFPLSALSPDESCELFLVAAEPHIETDVEESATRSHSRRIATNCGGLPLALRVAAARVRGETADHLAELATWLDDERKRLVELDDGERTVTASFRASYDSLDDGERLLFALCGLHPGPRVGVHAVAALADLPLRDVRRRMQTLRNAHLVETDGAGHYKLHDLLHVCARERAHKDVPEAGTRAAMDRLIDCYLYTADRADSAVAPGRYRLPHTVDHPPHSIPDVDERDAALAWFAEEMPQLAALLRAAATTSDPSRCWILADAMRGFFFHTKAWDSWLETLQVALDAATDAGEVRVQSVLHNSMGVALIEQDRSQDAARHYEEARSGFESVGDAHGVATAVENRAWVHQYAGDHLAALADHQQALDVYRGLGARRNTAIVQRGMALAEMELGRYEDATAHLTQALDVFLELGLDLDSAMALNGLGEANARAGQAEPARRHFLRALRRSRACGSLFEEARAREGLAALLEATDPRRAAHHWKRALSQYQTLRSPKAEQVCSRLTALGLSSPEANSARN